The DNA segment CACTGGTAGGCCCAGAGGCCGCGGATCCGTACCCAGGTGATCACCAGCAGCGCTGCGGCGGCCGTGGCGCAGAGAATCATGGTGAGCCCACCGCGCGCGGCGCTCAGCAGCGCCAGCGCGGCGGCGGCCTGCGTCGCCACCAGCTGGTGGAGAGGTGCGCATCCACTGCGGACGGTCGACGCCACACCCGGATGGTAAGGCCCATCCGCAGCCGGTTGTCCACAGGCTGTGGATTGTGCCGCCGCCTCGGACCGGAATGTCGCTAGCGTCGGACGCGGCTGCCATCCCTAGTGATCTGCGTCGATGGCATGCGACAGTCCACAAGAGATGGGAGGGCGTTCGGCATGATCGAGACCCAGGCGGAGGCGGCCGTGATGCTGCGGACCGCGGCCAGATTCGAGCAGGTGAACGATGCGCTACAGGGCACCTTGCGTACGCTTATGTCGGAATTATCGGTGTTGAGCGGCTCCTGGCGAGGGCAGGGGGCCATGGCCTTCGAGCGGGTCAAGGCCGACTATGCGGCCGACCTGCGGAACCTCGGGATGGCCCTGACCGAGACCGCCGAGGCGATCCGGGCCGCGAGCGCCGGATATCAGGCCGCCGACGCCGGCGCCGCCGCCCGGCTGACCCGGGCCGGCCAGTGATGAACGACGGATTCCTCCAGGTCGGTCACGGTGCGCTGCGGCAGGCCGGCGCCGACATCGACAAGGCCCTCGCCGCGCTGCGG comes from the Actinoplanes sp. OR16 genome and includes:
- a CDS encoding WXG100 family type VII secretion target, which encodes MIETQAEAAVMLRTAARFEQVNDALQGTLRTLMSELSVLSGSWRGQGAMAFERVKADYAADLRNLGMALTETAEAIRAASAGYQAADAGAAARLTRAGQ